A region from the Vespula pensylvanica isolate Volc-1 chromosome 9, ASM1446617v1, whole genome shotgun sequence genome encodes:
- the LOC122631605 gene encoding piezo-type mechanosensitive ion channel component isoform X9 produces MTAYWFNVILFRVFFPAVLAGCTIWRPVGLSLVYLGLMLYSPMVPTPTSKTMSGHTGLYLKASICLCFLVAITQLTFHIVLLAMLPYGHFLQDCQFMEKLFRHIGLVKLDNTSVWEVFYWLTPELILLPTTIITYVACRFLTQSKPSDDEGEVSVQRLNDSAKKTEDRTTKIINFFGHIGTYVVLASLCCTASLKPSVEGAFYFLVFLGAATWWACNRELRKGFAIICKIVMVVVIVHILALLSYQNQWPQELIPVNSTWSRYFALTAIYHTNCSRPTYVEYADKSDWLPYGYALRLFWLYYVLALQSRFLSKKPAKKVARLSGKLENLDTPLSRHVSIRRRTPSQRWQSARRKARRPIIDTSTTIPDERTPLMRFGSGRTGLLQDSTGSVIIQDGHQDDGIQLQSLSDGVPGDNPGIFEHIIMAVYSIFQLLINSSYLAMNIIMMTWSIMYHSWMTFALLLWALILWMMSNKRASMMKCSPFIVFYSTLLLLGQYVYSMDLTEEELPTTVNGIKISEIGFSKAQELSRWHLIVKCSFMLIFWITMRQYTAEWKQQRRLSTLRDMVAPLHVSVTTATTAMNYEVQEVKSKFMEDVGIILKQLLTKFWIAVVAIMLFICGITGERMTVFRIIYMSLFLFFVITFQISWLVWRKVMYTFWITVIGYSVIMLILVYTYQFQNFPEYWNYLGINKQLQMDIGLEIYETKDFFVRLLIPTFFVIITVVQMHYFHNDFLKITTIDKLGSESALRRSSLGHNPSLNPSTTSPTEIILGEEETSNVYTLNQLKRMSRLEKIEFIRNLMNHIYNFYNYTWLFLEIHMQKIIFISLILLCISDVCAINFLFVLAIVIVINFNRNIQIMSINIIVAIIALLMVTKMLYQIKYIDHSNWNVNCTKEVNENIGKYASNDTVYNIAEWFGIKKGEPGHLAELLKGYIGIVTVTTLRKIIRIRQWFFRQKKGESLDTPQVMFPNIVRADADKGIPECLKFLFNYGFYKFGLEICLIGIVALIGMRLDFYSVLYGCWLLLFFLLKRKTISRIWPFFKTFAIISLPVQYALVVAPPTWFCIEYPWSHSEMLRRLQEWMYFPDPDFPPNPKKLICDFLLLMMISRQSLVFNIEQNILTSGQEFVAGHNFSVYQNMDNPNFINPVKDYVSHIHSWLDVFKRGSMMSLMWITLSIMFLAGTKRTNLFSLGYLICAFVLLWQGSDFYLRPVRTILNWWKMLLGYNVIVIFSKSLLQGVGCVLIQELQDSACWLIQLLGIACLKKFHSATDNLGIGGDTCQIPREDIGMVWDGLCFGFLLIQLRFFKSYYFFHIVDETKAMSILASRGAELLEELHQKRIKIQDNVEKAILQKLKHKMDKIKANQRKIQGPSYREPETHQIDTLYPGTRPLYRVRVPKTNREAIRSGDYYMFDDLDDDDITDIVADTEIERKEAEQLPEDIRDERMTIMELMDTLIKTDIAIATHVAMYGGSKKDALRLRRRSVPLTRKKSSMSYLSARSENETAVPTDVADRTSITSEEIESEEKELATVDLTKPPPSEDEREEEDKTLERSVEEDDEKAKKVSVSTYFQFVWVIINSTLISMTKYLNQFSRDYRYIRKILAMEKKILKEKSDFRTGFRLGINQMWQPIPLVQERSTTNEDTEGANNPGEGPSQQQSPRVESVIFSQMSQDQVEEEVAELSEVDQPPIIQLAASIWFGILAHSSLLCYFMVFLHQIKNASVISTPLPLMVFCWGSLTIPRPSKTFWVTLIAYTEAIVIMKCIFQLELIPWNRKAASSHPLFGPRIIGVERQRNYALWDLLLLLMVFFHRFMLKSLGQWTSPSIKPRKIIPSNLTVVESKPPDPPSGDGQAEESTTSWQQETAEASGIIRTPKGQILNINDKTDSQNRAVTVNENEKLVAIQGEEIHPYKENISTTMNLTFNKYLEPMKKFFTKILSPVGKEKTNVYAYMFLCDFFNFLLLIFGFSAFGTQQGDGGVTAYLQENRVPMPFLLMLLLQFALIVIDRALFLRKSIVGKLIFQYCLIFGVHMWMFFILPSVTERQFNDKLPPQIWYMMKCFYLLLAAYQLRQGYPTRILGNFLCKKYTIVNFVLFKGFMLVPFLFELRAVMDWIWTDTSMTIMDWFKMEDIFASIYQIKCMRGMETDFPQPRGEKKTQMSKYLAGGGALCVIIGLIWFPLLLFALGGTVGVSNLPYEVSMKIAIGPYEPIYSMSAQTSSIMEYKEEEFKNFTDLYTRDKAAITFLENYINTDVAIVKLSTSSGKLWDISPPDKTRLIKELDSSADVVVHIEWTVSRTTNVKDLSGITTSHHNVVLLPTDPTRRILADMLTVNELSPSNSTIIIPYSFPKFLKVTSKTTDVVRQLMKLPSSQSLNEEDVDTSNEKHLYRNISLQLSIDRDCCAHQQWWVIQEVCDDRFYLELLQNIPLNDCKEVTMFLFNDKVFPEGLSFISGFGILGLYTTAVIVISQMMRKVVSDMAPKIMFDDLPYVDRILRLCLDIYLVRESGDLCLEEDLFAKLIFLYRSPETLIRWTRLPEEGERTDNEDQDEEEDVNEAEERETRERPHRD; encoded by the exons ATGACGGCATATTGGTTCAACGTCATTCTTTTCAGGGTCTTCTTTCCGGCCGTATTAGCAGGAT GTACGATATGGCGACCGGTAGGACTATCTCTCGTATATTTGGGACTCATGTTATACTCGCCGATGGTCCCAACGCCCACAAGCAAGACTATGTCCGGTCATACGGGACTTTATTTGAAGGCAAGCATCTGTTTGTGCTTCCTCGTAGCCATAACTCAGCTCACGTTTCACATAGTTTTATTAGCGATGCTGCCATATGGCCATTTTCTTCAAGACT GTCAATTTATGGAAAAACTGTTCAGACACATAGGTTTAGTAAAACTAGATAACACATCGGTATGGGAGGTGTTTTACTGGCTGACACCGGAATTGATTCTTTTACCGACAACGATAATTACATACGTCGCGTGTCGTTTCTTAACGCAAAGTAAACCGAGCGATGACGAAGGGGAAGTATCAGTTCAACGTCTAAACGATTCCGCCAAGAAAACCGAGGATAGGACCACGAAG ATAATCAACTTCTTCGGTCATATCGGCACGTACGTCGTTCTTGCCTCCTTGTGCTGTACGGCATCTTTGAAGCCATCGGTGGAAGGAGCGTTCTACTTTCTGGTTTTTCTCGGTGCCGCCACATGGTGGGCTTGCAACAGAGAATTGCGAAAAGGTTTTGCAATTATATGCAAAATCGTTATGGTCGTGGTGATCGTACACATTCTGGCGCTACTCAGTTATCAGAATCAATGGCCTCAAGAACTCATACCGGTCAATAGCACATGGTCTCGTTATTTCGCGCTCACTGCGATTTATCATACCAACTGTAGTCGACCGACGTACGTGGAATATGCGGATAAAAGCGATTGGCTGCCTTACGGATATGCATTGAGACTCTTCTGGCTCTACTACGTTCTGGCTCTGCAATCTCGATTTCTCAGTAAAAAACCA GCAAAGAAAGTGGCACGATTAAGCGGTAAGCTCGAGAACTTGGACACGCCATTGTCCAGACACGTTTCGATCAGACGAAGGACACCGTCCCAAAGATGGCAATCCGCACGACGGAAGGCTCGC AGGCCGATCATTGATACGTCGACGACGATTCCCGACGAGAGGACACCC TTGATGCGTTTTGGATCTGGAAGAACAGGACTTTTGCAAGACTCCACCGGCAGCGTTATCATACAAGATGGTCATCAAGATGACGGCATTCAATTGCAAAGTCTCAGCGATG GCGTGCCTGGAGACAATCCTGGAATTTTTGAACATATCATTATGGCAGTGTACTCGATATTTCAGTTACTAATCAATTCCTCTTACCTCGCTATGAATATCATCATGATG ACGTGGAGTATAATGTATCACAGTTGGATGACATTCGCCCTTTTACTTTGGGCTTTAATCCTATGGATGATGTCCAATAAACGTGCTTCGATGATGAAATGTTCACCCTTCATCGTCTTTTATTCGACTCTTTTGTTACTTGGACAATACGTTTACAGTATGGATTTGACCGAGGAAGAACTACCGACGACGGTCAACGGCATAAAAATATCCGAGATAGGCTTCAGCAAAGCGCAAGAGCTCAGCCGTTGGCATCTGATCGTTAAG TGTTCGTTCATGTTGATATTTTGGATCACGATGAGACAGTATACAGCAGAGTGGAAACAACAGAGACGACTGTCAACTTTGAGAGACATGGTTGCGCCTTTGCACGTTTCAGTTACCACAGCCACCACAGCTATGAATTACGAAGTGCAAGAAGTGAAAAGCAAATTTATGGAAGACGTTGGTATAATCTTGAAACAACTTTTGACAAAATTCTGGATAGCCGTTGTAGCTATTATGCTCTTCATTTGTGGTATCACCGGTGAACGAATGACAGTTTTTAGGATTATTTACATGTCGttgttcctcttcttcgtgaTCACATTTCAG ATATCCTGGTTAGTATGGAGAAAAGTGATGTATACATTCTGGATAACCGTCATTGGATATTCGGTAATCATGTTGATACTCGTGTATACCTATCAATTCCAAAATTTTCCGGAATATTGGAATTACTTGGGCATAAACAAACAATT ACAAATGGATATTGGCTTGGAAATATATGAAACGAAAGATTTCTTCGTAAGACTGCTGATACCaacatttttcgttattatcacGGTGGTTCAGATGCACTATTTCCATAATGACTTCTTAAAGATAACGACTATCGATAAACTCGG ATCAGAAAGTGCTCTTAGACGATCGAGTCTCGGGCATAATCCTAGTTTAAATCCTTCCACAACGTCGCCTACAGAAATTATTCTTGGAGAAGAAGAGACATCCAATGTCTACACTTTGAATCAACTTAAAC gaATGTCAAGATtggaaaaaatcgaatttataagaaatttaatgaatcatatatacaatttttacaattacacTTGGTTGTTCCTTGAAATTCACATGcagaaaattatctttatttctctgaTTCTTTTGTGTATCAGTGAC GTATGCGCAATAAacttcctcttcgtccttgCCATAGTTATCGTGATTAATTTCAATAGGAACATACAGATCATGTCGATCAACATTATAGTTGCGATCATTGCCCTCTTGATGGTAACGAAGATGTTGTATCAAATAAAGTATATCGATCATAGTAATTGGAATGTAAATTGCACG AAAGAAGTTAACGAAAATATAGGAAAGTACGCTAGCAATGACACCGTATACAACATCGCAGAATGGTTTGGTATAAAGAAAGGTGAACCAGGACATCTTGCAGAACTGTTGAAGGGATACATTGGTATCGTCACAGTAACGACCttaagaaaaatcattcgaatTCGACAGTGGTtttttcgacaaaaaaaaggggaaTCTTTGGACACTCCTCAAGTCATGTTTCCAAATATTGTCAGAGCAGACGCAGACAAGGGTATACCAGAATGCTTGAAGTTCCTCTTTAATTAtggattttataaattcgGCCTTGAGATCTGCCTTATCGGAATTGTGGCACTTATTGGCATGAGACTCGACTTTTACTCCGTCCTTTATGGTTGTTGGCTTCTATTGTTCTTCTTATTAAAGAGGAAAACCATTTCTAGGATATGGCCGTTCTTTAAAACGTTCGCTATAATATCGTTGCCTGTACAATATGCTTTGGTGGTAGCACCACCTACGTGGTTTTGCATAG AATATCCTTGGAGTCATTCGGAGATGTTACGAAGGCTGCAAGAATGGATGTATTTCCCAGATCCAGATTTTCCACCGAATCCTAAGAAATTAATCT GTGACTTTTTATTACTGATGATGATCAGTCGGCAGAGCCTTGTCTTTAATATTGAACAAAATATCTTAACGTCCGGTCAAGAATTCGTGGCCGGCCATAACTTTTCTGTTTATCAAAACATGGACAATccgaattttataaatcctGTTAAAGACTACGTCTCTCACATACATAGCTGGTTAGACGTATTTAAACGTGGCAGCATGATGAGTCTAATGTGGATCACTCTTTCCATTATGTTTTTGGCTGGaacaaaaagaacgaatttgTTCTCCCTTGGATATCTTATCTGTGCCTTTGTATTACTATGGCAAGGTAGCGATTTCTACTTGAGACCAGTCAGGACGATACTCAATTGGTGGAAGATGTTACTTGGTTATAACGTCATTGTGATCTTTTCAAAATCCTTACTTCAAGGTGTCGGCTGCGTTCTGATACAAGAG CTACAAGATTCTGCCTGCTGGCTGATCCAATTACTAGGTATCGCCTGTCTAAAAAAGTTCCACAGCGCAACCGACAATTTAGGAATCGGAGGAGACACTTGCCAAATACCACGAGAGGACATCGGCATGGTTTGGGATGGATTATGTTTTGGCTTTCTCTTGATTCAACTGCGCTTCTTTAAAAGCTATTATTTCTTCCATATCGTGGACGAAACGAAGGCAATGAGTATATTAGCATCACGAGGGGCTGAGCTTCTTGAGGAGCTGCATCAGAAACGCATAAAGATCCAAGATAATGTGGAAAAGGCTATCCTACAGAAACTCAAACACAAGATGGACAAGATTAAAgctaatcaaagaaaaattcaggGACCATCGTATAGAGAACCTGAAACCCATCAAATAG ATACTCTTTATCCAGGGACTCGGCCTTTGTACAGAGTTCGCGTGCCAAAGACCAACAGAGAGG CCATCAGATCAGGCGACTACTATATGTTCGACGATTTGGACGACGATGATATAACCGATATTGTGGCTGATACCGAGATAGAACGAAAGGAGGCAGAACAACTCCCCGAAGATATACGCGACGAAAGAATGACGATAATGGAG CTGATGGATACGCTGATTAAGACAGACATTGCGATAGCGACCCACGTTGCCATGTATGGAGGATCGAAAAAGGATGCGTTGAGACTTCGCCGTCGGAGCGTACCGCTGACGCGGAAGAAATCGTCCATGTCCTATCTGAGCGCGCGATCCGAGAACGAGACTGCCGTGCCGACCGAC GTTGCTGATCGAACGAGCATTACGTCGGAAGAGATCGaatcggaagaaaaagaattagcaACCGTGGACTTGACAAAACCACCACCTTCCGAGGATgaacgagaggaagaagataagaCGTTGGAAAGGAGTGTCGAAGAGGATgatgaaaaagcaaaaaaagttTCCGTTTCTACGTATTTTCAATTCGTTTGGGTAATAATCAATAGTACTCTGATCTCGATGACTAAGTATCTCAATCAATTTTCACGagattatagatatattcgcAAGATTTTAGCgatggagaagaaaatattaaag GAAAAATCGGATTTCAGAACGGGTTTCAGATTAGGAATTAATCAAATGTGGCAACCGATACCACTGGTACAAGAAAG ATCGACAACTAATGAAGATACAGAAGGAGCTAATAATCCCGGTGAAGGTCCTAGTCAGCAACAATCTCCGAGAGTCGAGAG CGTGATTTTCTCGCAAATGTCGCAAGACCAAGTCGAAGAGGAGGTTGCAGAATTGTCCGAAGTTGATCAACCACCGATAATTCAATTGGCAGCATCGATATGGTTTGGAATTCTGGCACATTCGAGCCTGCTGTGTTATTTTATGGTATTTCTtcatcaaattaaaaatgccTCCGTTATCTCCACGCCATTACCTCTGATGGTGTTTTGTTGGGGTTCTCTGACGATTCCGCGACCTTCGAAAACTTTTTGGGTGACTTTAATCGCTTATACGGAG GCAATCGTCATTATGAAATGCATTTTCCAATTGGAGCTCATTCCTTGGAATCGAAAAGCAGCATCTAGTCATCCGCTCTTCGGACCCAGAATCATTGGCGTTGAACGACAACGAAATTATGCGCTATGGGATTTATTGTTACTGCTTATGGTTTTCTTCCATAG ATTCATGTTAAAATCATTGGGACAGTGGACCTCGCCGTCGATAAAGCCAAGAAAGATTATCCCTTCTAATTTGACAGTGGTTGAGTCAAAACCTCCCGATCCTCCTTCTGGAGACGGCCAAGCGGAAGAATCGACGACTTCTTGGCAGCAAGAGACTGCAGA aGCATCCGGCATTATTAGAACACCAAAGGgtcaaattttaaatattaatgataaaacgGATTCGCAGAATCGCGCAGTAACGGTAAATGAAAACGAGAAGCTTGTAGCTATCCAAGGCGAAGAGATACATCCTTACAAGGAGAACATCTCAACAACCATGAATTTGAC aTTTAACAAGTATCTAGAACCtatgaaaaaattcttcacTAAAATTCTTAGTCCCGTCggcaaagagaaaacaaacgtCTATGCGTACATGTTTCTTTGcgatttctttaatttccttCTGCTGATTTTTGGATTTTCTGCCTTCGGG ACACAGCAGGGCGATGGTGGAGTGACGGCTTATTTGCAAGAAAACCGAGTACCCATGCCTTTCCTGCTGATGTTATTACTTCAATTTGCTTTAATAGTTATCGATAGAGCCTTGTTTTTGAGAAAATCCATTGTCGGAAAGTTGATCTTTCAATATTGCCTGATATTTGGAGTTCACATGTGGATGTTTTTCATATTACCGAGTGTTACGGAAAG ACAATTTAATGACAAATTACCACCACAGATTTGGTACATGatgaaatgtttttatttattgctcGCAGCGTACCAATTGCGCCAGGGATATCCAACTCGCATACTTGGCAATTTCTTATGCAAGAAATATACCATAGTAAATTTCGTCTTATTTAAAGG ATTCATGTTGGTTCCATTCTTGTTTGAATTGCGAGCTGTCATGGATTGGATTTGGACCGATACCTCTATGACGATAATGGATTGGTTTAAAATGGAAGATATATTTGCCagtatttatcaaattaag TGCATGCGCGGCATGGAAACAGATTTTCCACAACcacgaggagaaaaaaagactcAAATGAGCAAGTATCTCGCTGGCGGAGGTGCACTTTGTGTCATAATAGGTCTTATATGGTTCCCTCTCTTGTTGTTCGCACTTGGTGGAACAGTTGGTGTTTCGAATTTGCCTTACGAGGTGTCGATGAAAATAGCTATAGGACCGTACGAACCGATTTATTCGATGTCTGCACAGACCAGTTCGATCATGGaatacaaagaagaagaatttaaaaattttacggACTTGTATACTCGGGATAAAGCAGCGATTACCttcttagaaaattatattaatacagaTGTGGCGATTGTTAAACTTAGTACTTCCTCCGGCAAATTATGGGATATTTCACCTCCTGACAAAACTAG ATTAATCAAGGAACTGGATTCTTCGGCAGACGTCGTTGTTCACATTGAATGGACAGTTTCTAGAACAACGAATGTGAAAGATTTGTCTGGTATAACAACGAGCCATCATAACGTGGTACTATTACCAACTGATCCTACAAGAAGGATATTAGCAGACATGTTAACTGTAAACGAATTAAGTCCATCTAATTCTACAATAATTATACCATATTCATTTCCAAAATTCCTCAAAGTTACCAGTAAAACCACCGATGTTGTTCGacaattaatgaaattaccgAGCTCACAAT CGTTAAATGAAGAGGACGTTGATACGTCCAATGAAAAACatctatatagaaatattagcCTTCAATTATCCATTGATCGAGATTGTTGTGCGCATCAGCAATGGTGGGTGATACAAGAAGTTTGCgacgatcgtttttatttagaattattgCAAAACATACCATTGAATGATTGCAAGGAGGTTACGATGTTCCTTTTCAATGATAAAGTATTTCCAGAAGGATTGAGCTTTATCAGTGGATTTGG AATTTTGGGTTTGTATACTACTGCTGTAATTGTGATAAGTCAAATGATGCGAAAAGTGGTAAGCGATATGGCGCCAAAGATAATGTTCGACGATCTACCGTACGTCGACAGAATTCTTCGATTATGTTTGGACATTTATTTAGTACGCGAAAGCGGTGACCTGTGCTTGGAAGAAGATTTGTTTGCAAAACTTATATTCTTATACAGATCTCCAGAAACCCTTATCAG ATGGACGAGATTACCAGAAGAAGGAGAGCGCACTGACAATGAGGAtcaagatgaagaagaagatgttAATGAagcggaagaaagagaaacgcgtGAAAGACCTCACCgtgattaa